The DNA window TATTAATTTCTCGTTCTAATGGACGATTTAGGATATTGTCACGGCTGTTAAACGAACTTGGGGTCATTACTAAAACCGACAAATGTGAAGTGCCAATAAATTGTTTTACAGCTGAAAGGTTTCCTCCTTCGTAAACAAAAGTTTCAATTTCCTTTTCTTTTTCGTTGGCATAAAAACTTTTAAAATAATCTTTTGTGTCTTCTAAGTTTGTTTTGGTGCCTTCACGAATTGGAACGGTTGGAATAAGAACAATAAATTTCTTGTAACCAAAGTTTTTGCTCAGTTCAAAAATGGTTTTAATAAATGTGAACGTTTTTCCTGTTCCAGTTTCCATCATTACATCAATGTTATGATTGTCGGTAACAGGAAAATTATACTTGTTTGTTTTGTGGTGCTCAAAAAATATATCACCAAACTTATTATGTTGGTGGATATTTTCAAAAAGACTTGTTATATTATTGATGCAGTCCTCTTGATAAGATTGTATTTCGTATTGAAATTGTTTTGCGACCATATTAGGGTAAAAAGAGGCGTGAGCTAATTCCCAATGCTTGCTCCTGCGGTGGTCGAATACCGATAGCACAAAGCAAAAGGAACGCCCACGCTTTACCGCAGGCGTTTCCACTCTTACTTCCCCGTGCTATTTGAAATTTTCGACCTTTCAGGAGCGGGATTTTAAAGCGAAACGCTAATATTTTATATTTCTATTTGTTTACTATATTTTTGTTTTAGTTCAATAGCAAATATAGTTCATTTTAAAGTTTATAAAAAACGATTTTAAAATTCAGTTATAAATTTCAAGAATACAATTTGTTTCTCTATTTGGAAATAAAAATAAATCCCTTTTGTATATTTGTTTTGTATTATTCATAATTATGACAACAATCACTTTAAAAATTGACGAGAGAACCAAACAAGGCAAAGCATTTTTAGCCCTTGCTAAAGTTTTTTATGAAGAAAACAATGAGATTGAACTTGTAGACGAAAAAGACAAAAGCCCCTACAACCCTGAATTTGTTGCTAAAATAAATAAAGCAAGAAATGAAAAAGGTCGTGTTATGACTTCTGCTGAAGAGTTATGGAAAAGTATAAAGTAATCATCAATCCAATAGCTGAAAATAATTCACATATTAACCCTTCCGATTCTTCTCCTCAATCCATCGCGACATATATTTTGTACTTGTTAAAGTATGATGTTGCAATAGTGCACCCATAAAATTATTCATACGATGTTGTTTTAAACGAGTTTGCACTTTTAAAATATGCTCAACAAAATCATCCTCGAATAAAGATTTCAAATAACGTTTTTCTATAATTTCAAAACCATTTTTTTGGGCTTTTTGCCAGAGTATTTTGTCTTGATACAATTCCATCGCTTTCTTGGCAAAAACTTGAGGATCGTCAGCAATAAAGCCATTCCAAGGCAAATCGCCACACATTGATTCAGCTCCAATAGTTGTCGTAACGCTAGGCGTTCCGCATTGCATTGCTTCTAGTAATTTTCCTTTAATTCCGGCTCCAAAACGTAAAGGAGCTAAAACTACTCTCGCATTTCGCACCACTTCTTGGGCATCATCGGCTCGACCCATAATATGAAAACCATCTTTTGGTTGGTGTAATTGCACTATTTTTTGAGAAGGATAAGCTCCGTAAATTTGCAAAACAGCTTCCGGCATTTGCTTTCTGATGAGTGGCCAAATCGTTTCTTTTAGATATTGCACCGCATTCCAATTGGGTTCGTGGAGGAAGTTGCCAATGAAAACAAAGCTATTTCTATTTTCAAATGAAGGAAGATTTTGGCTAGTTGAATGGTCAATCGGTTCCAACAACAAAGGCAAATAATACAATAAATCAGCATCAATTTTGAAAACATTTTGCAGCAATTCTATTTCATATTCAGAAATCATCAAGGAAACATCGCAACGCAAAATACTTGCAATTTCTCTTTTGGCACTATCTTCAATTAATAAATCATCTGTTGAAAAAGATCTCTTTTCCTTGAATGCTTTTTGGCGTGCCAGGCGCAAACAATGCAAATCTTCGGTATCCAATAATCGCAAAGCATCAGGACAATTTTCGGAAACACGCCAACCAAACTGTTCTTCGATCATAAAACGATCAAACAAAACGATTGAAGGATTCAATTCCTGTACAAAAACATCAAAACTGGAACAATTCAAAGCGATGGACTTCTTAGTAACACCTAGAGATTCCAAGTCAACCATATAATCGCTATCCATTGCTGGGCTGGCAAAAGTAACCTCAAAACCTTGGGCTGCAAAAACGGAAATCAACTGTACCATCCTTCCTCCGGCCGCCGATGAATTGGGTTCTGGCCAAACAAAACCAATAATTAAAACGCGCTGAATTACATTCATAAATTAATAATTACTATACAAAATAAGGGAAATAATCCGAAAATCAATCTGTTATCGAATAAATAAAAACTGTATTTTTGTAAATAATTTAGATACACAGAAAAAATGTTAGGATTAAAACTAGTTACCGATCCAAAATGGGTCAATATCGTTGAATCGAACATCGAAGAAATCTTGACCGATCACGCTTGGTGCGAACAAAAAGCAGCGACCAACATCATTACCATCATCACCTACAATTCGGAGCACGAAGAGTTGGTTACCGATTTGTTGGAAATTGCCAAAGAAGAATTGGAACATTTCCAAATGGTGCACAATATCATCAAGGAACGTGGATTGAAATTAGGCAGAGAACGAAAAGACCATTATGTAAACGAACTTTTCAAATTTATGAAAAAAGACGGTAGCCGAAATGACGCTTTTGTTGATCGATTGCTTTTCTCGGCTATGATTGAAGCAAGAAGCTGCGAGCGTTTCAAAGTATTATCCCAAAACATTGAAGACCGAGAATTAGCCGAGTTTTACAGAAAATTAATGATTAGCGAGGCGGGACATTACACCACTTTTCTAGGTTTTGCCAGAAAATATTCAGAGAAAGTAGATGTGGACAAACGTTGGGCGGAATGGCTCGATTTTGAAGGAAAATTAATTACCAATTACGGAAAAACCGAAACGGTTCACGGATAAAATCCTCTCCCCAGCCCTTTATACATAAGCGAAAGCGAACTGCCGAAGCAAAGGAGAACGAGCCGAAACTGCATAAAATAGTACTACATTTTTAAAACTAAATAAGACTATTTGTTAAGTTTTAAAATTGTTAGACAAAATAACAACAGCAAATATGGAGGCTTCTAAAGTAAAATCAATTTTGGTTAAAACGGCAAAATATATGGTAATAAGCCTTGCGGTCATTCTTGGGCTGCTGTTTGTTACTCCTTACATTTTCTCCGACAAAATCAAGGAAGAAATCAAAAAAACTGCCAACAAAAAATTGGCTGGAGAAATGAATTATTCCGATGTGAATGTTTCTTTTTTTAAACATTTCCCTTCATTGACCTTGACTCTCAATGATTTTAAACTCAACGGTTCGGCTCCATTTCAAAAAGAACGATTGATTGACGCCAAAGAAGTTTCCTTCGGAATCAATATTCCAAGTTTGATTTTTGGAAAATCCATAAACATCGATGAAATATATTTGTCTAATTCGACCATAAATATCAAAGTCAATAAAGAAGGATTGGCCAATTACAACGTTTATATTGCAGAAGAAGACAACAAAAAGAAAGAAGAAGAAGAATCGTCAGCCATAAAATTGGAACGCATTGAAATCATCAACAGCCAATTGACTTACGACGACCAATCAACCAATCTTCATTTCGATTCCTTTGGTTTTAATTATCTCGGAAAAGGCGATTTGAGCAAGGATGTTTTTGATTTATATTCGAAAGCTAAAATTGACAAACTCAATTTATTGTACGAAAACGAACAGTATTTGATGAACAAAAAGGTAGATGCCGATTTGATTACCAAAATCAATGTCAACTCGCTTTCCTTTGTTTTCGAGCAAAACGACCTGATGATCAACCAACTTCCTGTCGACTTCAAAGGAAAATTCGATTTCTTGAAAGACGGCTACAATATGGATTTTATAGTCAAATCGAATAATAGCGAGCTTGAGCATTTATTTACAGCTTTGCCCCCAAAATACAACGCTTGGCTGAGTAAAACAGAACTTAAGGGCAAAACCGATGTACTACTTACCTTAAAAGGAAATTATATCGAATCGAAAGCCATCGCGCCAGACTTCAATTTAGATTTAAAAATAAGAGATGGATATGTCAATTATGACAAAAGTGCTTTCCCGGTTTCGAACCTAAATTTGGATTTATCCACAAGTTTGCCTTCACTAAATCCAGAACTTTTAATTGTTGATACAAAAAGCATTTCGCTCAACATCAACAAGGATTATTTAAAGGCAAAAGTGTTTGTTCAAGGGATGAAAAACCCTGAAATAGATGCCGTCTTCAATGCAAAAATCGACTTAGAAAAGCTAAACAAAGCACTTGGAGTAACCAATTTCGAATTAAAAGGAATGCTAGTTGGCGAAGGCTCCGCCAAAGGAAAATACGATCAAAAGAACGGAAAATTTCCCATTACAAATGCCAATATCAATTTGAAAAGCGGTTACATAAAAACCCAATACTATCCAAATCCAATTACCAACATCAATATTTTAACTACCATCGAAAACAAAAATGGCAGTTTCAGCGATTTGAAAGTTATTCTAAAACCTGCTGAATTCACCTTCGAGGGGAAACCCGTTTTTGTAGAAGCCAATTTATTTAATTTCGAAGATCTCGCGTACGACATAAAAGCAAAAGGGACACTAGACATTGGCAAAATCTATCAAGTTTTCTCCCAAAAAGGCTTGGATGTAGATGGTTTTGTAAAAGCGGACGTTTCGCTAAAAGGCAAACAAAGCGATGCCGAAAAAGGAAATTACAGCAAATTGCAAAACAAAGGCACATTAGAACTTAGAAATATTTTAATTGCAACCGAATATTTGCCCAAAAAATTTCTCATCAAAGAGGGCGTTTTCAAAATCAACCAAGACAAAATGTCTTTCAACAATTTCTTGGCAGCGTACGGACAATCTGATTTTAGAATGAACGGCTATTTGCAAAATGTATTCAATTTTGCCACCACCAAAACTGGAATTTTAAGAGGAGCATTTACACTAAATTCAATCTACATTAATGCCGATGAATTTATGTCGGAAACGACGGCTGTTACAACTAATCCGGCACCAGCTACATTGCCTGAAAAAAAATCCACCACCGCCAAAGTGGAAACCGGCGTAATTATGATTCCTTCCAATTTAGATTTGAAATTCCAAGCCAATGCCCAAAAAGTAAACTTCAATGAACTCAGTCTCAAAGACGCTAAAGGTTCCGTGAACATTAAAAAAGGAGTGTTGACAATGCAAAATACCGGATTCAATTTAATAGGCTGTCCGGTTACTATGAACGCTAAATATGAAGCTAGCACTCCCAAAAAAGCAGTATTCGACTACTACATCAAAGCAGCCGACTTTGATATCAAAAGAGCCTACAACGAAATAAAAATATTCCGAGAAATGGCTAGCGCCGCCGAAAAAGCCGAGGGAACCATTTCGCTCGAATACAAACTCAAAGGAAGATTGAATGCGAATATGGAACCCGTTTATCCATCGTTGGTTGGCAATGGAATTGTTTCCGTCAAAGACATCAAACTACACGGAATGAAAATGTTTAGTGCCGTGGCAAAGGAAACCAATCACGACAAAATGAACAATCCCGAATTATCCAAAGTCGTGATTAAAAGTTCCATCAAGAACAACATTATTACTTTGGAAAGATTCAAATTCAAATTTGCCGGTTTCCGACCTAGAATAGAAGGGACCACAAGTTTGGATGGACGCTTCAAC is part of the Flavobacterium nackdongense genome and encodes:
- a CDS encoding AsmA family protein — protein: MLDKITTANMEASKVKSILVKTAKYMVISLAVILGLLFVTPYIFSDKIKEEIKKTANKKLAGEMNYSDVNVSFFKHFPSLTLTLNDFKLNGSAPFQKERLIDAKEVSFGINIPSLIFGKSINIDEIYLSNSTINIKVNKEGLANYNVYIAEEDNKKKEEEESSAIKLERIEIINSQLTYDDQSTNLHFDSFGFNYLGKGDLSKDVFDLYSKAKIDKLNLLYENEQYLMNKKVDADLITKINVNSLSFVFEQNDLMINQLPVDFKGKFDFLKDGYNMDFIVKSNNSELEHLFTALPPKYNAWLSKTELKGKTDVLLTLKGNYIESKAIAPDFNLDLKIRDGYVNYDKSAFPVSNLNLDLSTSLPSLNPELLIVDTKSISLNINKDYLKAKVFVQGMKNPEIDAVFNAKIDLEKLNKALGVTNFELKGMLVGEGSAKGKYDQKNGKFPITNANINLKSGYIKTQYYPNPITNINILTTIENKNGSFSDLKVILKPAEFTFEGKPVFVEANLFNFEDLAYDIKAKGTLDIGKIYQVFSQKGLDVDGFVKADVSLKGKQSDAEKGNYSKLQNKGTLELRNILIATEYLPKKFLIKEGVFKINQDKMSFNNFLAAYGQSDFRMNGYLQNVFNFATTKTGILRGAFTLNSIYINADEFMSETTAVTTNPAPATLPEKKSTTAKVETGVIMIPSNLDLKFQANAQKVNFNELSLKDAKGSVNIKKGVLTMQNTGFNLIGCPVTMNAKYEASTPKKAVFDYYIKAADFDIKRAYNEIKIFREMASAAEKAEGTISLEYKLKGRLNANMEPVYPSLVGNGIVSVKDIKLHGMKMFSAVAKETNHDKMNNPELSKVVIKSSIKNNIITLERFKFKFAGFRPRIEGTTSLDGRFNIKMRLGLPPFGLFGIPMTITGNKDNPKVKVGRKTEDLEETEDKDTE
- a CDS encoding glycosyltransferase, with product MNVIQRVLIIGFVWPEPNSSAAGGRMVQLISVFAAQGFEVTFASPAMDSDYMVDLESLGVTKKSIALNCSSFDVFVQELNPSIVLFDRFMIEEQFGWRVSENCPDALRLLDTEDLHCLRLARQKAFKEKRSFSTDDLLIEDSAKREIASILRCDVSLMISEYEIELLQNVFKIDADLLYYLPLLLEPIDHSTSQNLPSFENRNSFVFIGNFLHEPNWNAVQYLKETIWPLIRKQMPEAVLQIYGAYPSQKIVQLHQPKDGFHIMGRADDAQEVVRNARVVLAPLRFGAGIKGKLLEAMQCGTPSVTTTIGAESMCGDLPWNGFIADDPQVFAKKAMELYQDKILWQKAQKNGFEIIEKRYLKSLFEDDFVEHILKVQTRLKQHRMNNFMGALLQHHTLTSTKYMSRWIEEKNRKG
- a CDS encoding DUF2683 family protein → MTTITLKIDERTKQGKAFLALAKVFYEENNEIELVDEKDKSPYNPEFVAKINKARNEKGRVMTSAEELWKSIK
- the miaE gene encoding tRNA-(ms[2]io[6]A)-hydroxylase encodes the protein MLGLKLVTDPKWVNIVESNIEEILTDHAWCEQKAATNIITIITYNSEHEELVTDLLEIAKEELEHFQMVHNIIKERGLKLGRERKDHYVNELFKFMKKDGSRNDAFVDRLLFSAMIEARSCERFKVLSQNIEDRELAEFYRKLMISEAGHYTTFLGFARKYSEKVDVDKRWAEWLDFEGKLITNYGKTETVHG